One segment of Streptomyces roseifaciens DNA contains the following:
- a CDS encoding bifunctional [glutamine synthetase] adenylyltransferase/[glutamine synthetase]-adenylyl-L-tyrosine phosphorylase produces MTLPEGRRSSSYTRLLKYGFTDPAAAERRLEAPALAARRTDPVLLDALGTTADPDLALHGLVRLAEALDARDGGDRQALMDTLVTAKPLRDRLLGVLGASEALGDHLARHPGDWHALVTYEAADLNPGVPEFEKALADGARGGREAGLDAADALRAAYRRCLLTIAARDVCGTTDVAQTAAELADLATVTLRAALGIAAEEQPGDAAACRLAVIGMGKCGGGELNYVSDVDVVFVAEAKEGTAEGAALQAATRLASRMMRVCSDVTPEGTIWPVDANLRPEGRNGPLVRTLSSHLAYYQRWAKTWEFQALLKARPVAGDLALGRAYTDALAPLVWQAAERENFVPDVQQMRRRVIASIPAGQVDRELKLGPGGLRDVEFAVQLLQLVHGRGDATLRASGTLDALTALAAGGYVGRSDAAALDAAYRFLRTMEHHIQLHRLRRTHLMPEAEADQRRLGRSLARVLQWPPGTEPVDGLGREWKRHAREVRRLHEKLFYRPLLDAVAQLEPGEIRLSAKEAGNRLQALGYADPAAALRHLEALASGVSRKAAIQRTLLPVLLGWFADSADPDAGLLNFHKVSDALGRTPWYLRLLRDEGAAAENLARVLSAGRLAPDLLLRAPEAVALLGDPEGLRPRGREALEQETLAAVNRSEGAEAAIVAVRGVRRRELFRTAASDIIGAYGRNGSQGAGTPNGERDPHVRVDTVGDAVSDLNAAAVAGALRAAVRAEWGETLPTRFAVIGMGRFGGHEQGYGSDADVLFVHEPREGVPDEEAAKAASAVAGEMRRLLQLPTTDPPLHIDADLRPEGKSGPIVRSLASYAAYYRRWSLVWESQALLRAKPVAGDAELGQRFIDLIDPLRYPAEGLGEDAVREIRRLKARMERERLPRGADPTTHTKLGRGGLSDVEWTVQLLQLRHAWAEPGLRTTRTREALAAACAAELLSTEAAAILDDAWVLATSVRNAVMLVRGRSGDTFPTEPRELAAVGRYLGYEPGHVGDMLDEYRRTTRRARAVVDELFYGA; encoded by the coding sequence ATGACACTGCCTGAAGGGCGTCGCAGCAGCTCGTACACCCGGCTGCTGAAGTACGGCTTCACCGATCCGGCGGCCGCCGAGCGGCGGCTGGAGGCTCCGGCGCTCGCGGCGAGACGCACCGACCCCGTCCTGCTCGACGCCCTCGGCACCACCGCCGATCCCGACCTCGCGCTGCACGGCCTGGTGCGGCTCGCGGAGGCGCTGGACGCCAGGGACGGCGGCGACCGGCAGGCCCTGATGGACACGCTCGTCACCGCCAAGCCGCTGCGCGACCGGCTGCTCGGGGTCCTCGGCGCCTCCGAGGCCCTCGGCGACCACCTCGCCCGCCACCCCGGCGACTGGCACGCGCTCGTCACCTACGAGGCGGCCGATCTCAACCCGGGCGTACCGGAGTTCGAAAAGGCGCTGGCCGACGGCGCGCGCGGCGGCCGGGAGGCCGGGCTGGACGCCGCGGACGCCCTGCGCGCCGCCTACCGCCGCTGCCTGCTGACCATCGCCGCGCGGGACGTGTGCGGCACCACCGACGTCGCCCAGACCGCCGCCGAGCTCGCGGACCTGGCCACCGTCACCCTGCGCGCCGCCCTCGGCATCGCCGCCGAGGAGCAGCCCGGGGACGCCGCGGCCTGCAGGCTCGCGGTCATCGGCATGGGCAAGTGCGGCGGCGGGGAGCTCAATTACGTCTCGGACGTGGACGTCGTCTTCGTGGCGGAGGCGAAGGAGGGGACGGCCGAGGGCGCCGCCCTGCAGGCCGCCACGCGGCTGGCCTCGCGGATGATGCGCGTCTGCTCCGACGTCACGCCCGAGGGCACCATCTGGCCCGTGGACGCCAACCTGCGGCCCGAGGGCCGCAACGGCCCCCTCGTGCGCACCCTCTCCAGCCACCTCGCCTACTACCAACGCTGGGCCAAGACCTGGGAGTTCCAGGCCCTGCTCAAGGCCCGCCCGGTCGCCGGGGACCTCGCCCTGGGCCGGGCCTACACGGACGCCCTCGCCCCCCTGGTGTGGCAGGCCGCCGAGCGCGAGAACTTCGTGCCCGACGTGCAGCAGATGCGTCGCCGCGTCATCGCCTCCATCCCCGCCGGCCAGGTCGACCGCGAGCTCAAGCTGGGCCCGGGCGGCCTGCGCGACGTCGAGTTCGCCGTGCAGCTGCTGCAGCTCGTCCACGGCCGCGGCGACGCCACGCTGCGCGCCTCCGGCACCCTCGACGCCCTGACCGCCCTGGCCGCGGGCGGTTACGTGGGCCGCTCCGACGCCGCCGCGCTCGACGCCGCCTACCGCTTCCTGCGCACGATGGAGCACCACATCCAGCTCCACCGCCTGCGCCGCACGCACCTGATGCCGGAGGCCGAGGCCGACCAGCGCCGCCTCGGCCGGTCCCTCGCCCGCGTCCTGCAGTGGCCGCCGGGCACGGAGCCGGTCGACGGCCTCGGCCGCGAGTGGAAGCGGCACGCGCGCGAGGTGCGCCGGCTGCACGAGAAGCTCTTCTACCGGCCGCTGCTGGACGCCGTCGCCCAGCTGGAGCCCGGCGAGATCCGGCTCAGCGCCAAGGAGGCGGGCAACCGCCTGCAGGCCCTCGGCTATGCCGACCCCGCCGCCGCCCTGCGCCACCTGGAGGCGCTCGCCTCGGGCGTGTCCCGCAAGGCCGCCATCCAGCGCACCCTGCTGCCCGTCCTGCTCGGCTGGTTCGCCGACTCCGCCGACCCCGACGCCGGCCTGCTCAACTTCCACAAGGTCTCCGACGCCCTCGGCCGCACCCCCTGGTACCTGCGGCTGCTGCGCGACGAGGGCGCCGCCGCCGAGAACCTCGCCCGCGTGCTCTCCGCCGGCCGCCTCGCCCCCGACCTGCTGCTGCGCGCCCCCGAGGCCGTGGCCCTGCTCGGCGACCCCGAGGGCCTGCGCCCCCGCGGCCGGGAGGCCCTCGAACAGGAGACGCTGGCCGCCGTCAACCGCTCGGAGGGCGCCGAGGCCGCGATCGTCGCCGTCCGCGGGGTCCGCCGCCGCGAGCTGTTCCGCACCGCCGCCTCGGACATCATCGGGGCCTACGGGCGCAACGGCTCCCAGGGCGCGGGCACGCCCAACGGCGAGCGCGACCCCCACGTCCGCGTCGACACCGTCGGCGACGCCGTCTCCGACCTCAACGCCGCCGCCGTCGCGGGCGCCCTGCGCGCCGCGGTGCGCGCCGAGTGGGGCGAGACCCTGCCCACGCGCTTCGCCGTCATCGGCATGGGCCGCTTCGGCGGCCACGAGCAGGGCTACGGCTCGGACGCCGACGTGCTCTTCGTGCACGAGCCCCGCGAGGGCGTCCCCGACGAGGAGGCGGCCAAGGCGGCCTCCGCCGTCGCGGGGGAGATGCGCCGCCTCCTCCAACTTCCCACGACCGATCCGCCCCTGCACATCGACGCGGACCTGCGGCCCGAGGGCAAGTCGGGCCCCATCGTGCGCAGCCTCGCCTCGTACGCCGCCTACTACCGGCGCTGGTCGCTGGTGTGGGAGAGCCAGGCGCTGCTGCGCGCCAAGCCGGTCGCGGGCGACGCCGAGCTGGGGCAGCGGTTCATCGACCTGATCGACCCGCTGCGCTATCCCGCCGAGGGCCTCGGCGAGGACGCGGTGCGCGAGATCCGGCGGCTCAAGGCCCGCATGGAGCGCGAGCGCCTGCCGCGCGGCGCGGACCCCACGACCCACACCAAGCTCGGGCGCGGCGGCCTGTCGGACGTGGAGTGGACCGTCCAGCTGCTGCAGCTGCGGCACGCCTGGGCCGAGCCCGGGCTGCGCACGACCCGCACCCGCGAGGCGCTCGCCGCGGCCTGCGCCGCCGAGCTGCTGAGCACGGAGGCGGCTGCCATCCTGGATGATGCGTGGGTTCTCGCGACGAGCGTGCGCAATGCGGTCATGCTCGTGCGCGGCCGGTCCGGGGACACCTTCCCCACGGAGCCGCGGGAGCTCGCGGCCGTGGGCCGCTACCTCGGCTACGAGCCGGGCCACGTGGGGGACATGCTCGACGAATACCGGCGGACGACGCGGCGCGCCCGCGCCGTCGTGGACGAGCTGTTCTACGGGGCGTGA
- the glnA gene encoding type I glutamate--ammonia ligase gives MDKQQEFVLRTLEERDIRFVRLWFTDVLGYLKSVAVAPAELEQAFDEGIGFDGSAIEGFARVYESDMIAKPDPGTFQILPWRAEAPGTARMFCDILMPDGSPSYADPRYVLKRILAKTSDLGFTFYTHPEIEFFLLKDKPVDGTRPVPADSSGYFDHTPQNVGMDFRRQAITMLESMGISVEFSHHEGAPGQQEIDLRYADALSTADNIMTFRLVMKQVALEQGVQATFMPKPFSEYPGSGMHTHLSLFEGDRNAFYESGAEYQLSKVGRSFIAGLLRHAAETSAVTNQWVNSYKRIWGGSQRTAGAGGEAPSYICWGHNNRSALIRVPMYKPGKTGSTRVEVRSIDSGANPYLTYAVLLAAGLKGIEEGYELPAGADDDVWALSDSERRAMGIEPLPQNLGEAIELMERSELVAETLGEHVFDFFLRNKKQEWEEYRSEVTAFELRKMLPVL, from the coding sequence ATGGATAAGCAGCAGGAGTTCGTGCTCCGCACTCTGGAAGAGCGCGACATCCGCTTCGTGCGGCTGTGGTTCACCGACGTGCTGGGCTATCTGAAGTCCGTGGCCGTCGCCCCCGCCGAGCTGGAGCAGGCCTTCGACGAGGGCATCGGCTTCGACGGCTCCGCGATCGAGGGCTTCGCGCGGGTCTACGAGTCCGACATGATCGCCAAGCCGGATCCGGGCACCTTCCAGATCCTGCCCTGGCGCGCCGAGGCCCCCGGCACCGCCCGGATGTTCTGCGACATCCTCATGCCCGACGGCTCGCCCTCCTACGCGGACCCGCGCTACGTCCTCAAGCGCATCCTCGCCAAGACCTCCGACCTCGGCTTCACCTTCTACACCCACCCCGAGATCGAGTTCTTCCTGCTCAAGGACAAGCCGGTGGACGGCACCCGCCCGGTGCCCGCCGACTCCTCCGGCTACTTCGACCACACCCCGCAGAACGTGGGCATGGACTTCCGCCGCCAGGCGATCACCATGCTCGAATCGATGGGCATCTCGGTCGAGTTCAGCCACCACGAGGGCGCCCCCGGCCAGCAGGAGATCGACCTGCGCTACGCCGACGCGCTCTCCACCGCCGACAACATCATGACCTTCCGGCTCGTGATGAAGCAGGTCGCGCTGGAGCAGGGCGTGCAGGCCACGTTCATGCCCAAGCCGTTCTCCGAGTACCCCGGCTCGGGCATGCACACCCACCTCTCCCTCTTCGAGGGCGACCGCAACGCCTTCTACGAGTCCGGCGCCGAGTACCAGCTCTCCAAGGTCGGCCGGTCCTTCATCGCCGGCCTGCTCCGGCACGCCGCGGAGACCTCCGCCGTCACCAACCAGTGGGTCAACTCCTACAAGCGCATCTGGGGCGGCTCGCAGCGCACCGCGGGCGCCGGCGGCGAGGCCCCCTCGTACATCTGCTGGGGCCACAACAACCGCTCCGCGCTCATCCGCGTCCCCATGTACAAGCCCGGCAAGACGGGGTCGACGCGCGTGGAGGTCCGCTCCATCGACTCCGGCGCCAACCCCTACCTGACCTACGCGGTCCTGCTGGCCGCGGGCCTCAAGGGCATCGAGGAGGGCTACGAGCTCCCGGCCGGCGCCGACGACGACGTGTGGGCGCTGTCCGACTCCGAGCGCCGCGCCATGGGCATCGAGCCGCTGCCGCAGAACCTCGGCGAGGCCATCGAGCTGATGGAGCGCAGCGAACTGGTGGCCGAGACCCTCGGCGAGCACGTCTTCGACTTCTTCCTGCGCAACAAGAAGCAGGAGTGGGAGGAGTACCGCTCGGAGGTCACGGCGTTCGAGCTGCGCAAGATGCTGCCGGTGCTGTAG
- a CDS encoding cytochrome P450, producing the protein MPATYVSGTAPGALPLVGHAWPLMRRPLDFLRSLPAHGDLVEIRLGSVPAYVPCHPELLRQVLFDDRTFDKGGAFFARFRDVVGNGLGSCEHRDHRRQRRLVQPSFHRSRLEGYAEVMADEAARLSASWHGGQVVDVFPAMFGLALRTVTRSLFSAHLAEADVARLQDSFRVALSGLFRRMFVPGPVQRLPLPANRRYARALADLHGTVDRLVTAYRRGGQDHGDLLSTLIAAREEDGRGGLTDAEIHDQVTTMVFGGSETVAASLTWSLYALARHPEAARELHAELDAVLGDRAVTPADLPRLPRTGQVVTESLRLYPPAWLFTRVTTVPVELAGRRLPPGTTMVVSPPVVHHSPAVHACPAEFRPDRWPADQPGRPPREGFAIFGVGARKCIGDVYAMTEATLTLATLCHRWRMEFAPGTDTRLPPLATVQYPRRLLVRLSERGPAADRRAARPCGTGG; encoded by the coding sequence ATGCCCGCCACGTACGTGTCCGGAACCGCCCCCGGGGCCCTGCCGCTCGTCGGTCACGCCTGGCCGCTGATGCGCAGGCCCCTCGACTTCCTCCGTTCCCTGCCCGCCCACGGCGACCTGGTGGAGATCCGCCTGGGCTCCGTCCCGGCCTACGTCCCCTGTCATCCCGAGCTGCTGCGGCAGGTGCTCTTCGACGACCGGACCTTCGACAAGGGAGGGGCGTTCTTCGCCCGGTTCCGGGACGTCGTCGGCAACGGCCTGGGCAGCTGCGAGCACCGGGACCACCGCCGCCAGCGCCGCCTGGTCCAGCCGTCGTTCCACCGCTCCCGCCTGGAGGGCTACGCGGAGGTGATGGCGGACGAGGCCGCCCGGCTGTCCGCGTCCTGGCACGGCGGCCAGGTCGTCGACGTCTTCCCCGCCATGTTCGGGCTCGCCCTGCGCACCGTCACCCGCAGCCTCTTCTCGGCCCATCTGGCCGAAGCGGACGTGGCCCGCCTGCAGGACTCCTTCCGCGTCGCGCTCAGCGGCCTCTTCCGGCGGATGTTCGTGCCCGGGCCGGTGCAGCGCCTGCCCCTGCCCGCGAACCGCCGCTACGCGCGGGCCCTCGCCGACCTGCACGGCACGGTCGACCGCCTCGTCACCGCGTACCGCCGCGGCGGGCAGGACCACGGCGACCTGCTGTCCACCCTGATCGCCGCCCGGGAGGAGGACGGCCGCGGGGGACTGACCGACGCCGAGATCCACGACCAGGTGACGACGATGGTCTTCGGGGGCTCGGAGACCGTGGCCGCGTCCCTGACCTGGTCGCTGTACGCCCTGGCCCGGCACCCGGAGGCCGCCCGGGAGCTGCACGCCGAACTCGACGCCGTCCTCGGCGACCGGGCCGTCACGCCCGCCGACCTCCCGCGCCTGCCCCGCACCGGCCAGGTCGTCACCGAATCGCTGCGCCTCTACCCGCCCGCATGGCTGTTCACCCGCGTCACGACGGTCCCGGTGGAGCTGGCCGGCCGCCGGCTGCCGCCCGGGACGACGATGGTCGTCAGCCCGCCGGTCGTCCACCACAGCCCCGCCGTGCACGCGTGCCCGGCGGAGTTCCGCCCCGACCGCTGGCCCGCGGACCAGCCCGGGCGGCCGCCCCGCGAAGGCTTCGCGATCTTCGGCGTCGGCGCCCGCAAGTGCATCGGCGACGTCTACGCCATGACCGAGGCGACGCTCACCCTGGCCACCCTCTGTCACCGCTGGCGGATGGAGTTCGCACCCGGCACGGACACCCGCCTGCCGCCCCTGGCCACGGTGCAGTACCCCCGGCGGCTGCTGGTGCGGCTCTCGGAGCGCGGGCCGGCCGCGGACCGACGGGCGGCCCGGCCGTGCGGCACCGGCGGGTGA
- a CDS encoding multicopper oxidase family protein codes for MRTHTRTHTRRAVLGAGLAAAGSGLLAACSDGSGGSSSPSAAPAAFVAPDGAEVAAAEAKRGSGPVRDVRLTATRTQIDLGGRTVGTWAYGDRLPGKEVRVTAGDTLALTLANHLPEPTSMHWHGLALRNDMDGVPGVTQQPVRAGASFTYRFAVAHPGTYWFHPHSGVQQDRGLYAPLIVEDPKEPLQYDKEWVVVLDDWVDGVDGSTPDAVLAELAKGMDHDMGGMDHGGGGTGHGGGGGGGMHHMSMTSATSRASTASEKSPSRMLMGATSPLLGGDAGDVAYPYYLVNGRAPADPETFAAKPGDRIRIRFVNAGGDTAFRVALGGHRMTVTHTDGFPVEHAETDALLLGMGERYDVLVEAKDGVFPLTALAEGKKEAALALLRTGGGSAPDASARPRELDGQLLTADRLKADRAVRLRDREPDRTVTLRLTGSMAKYDWAINGEKYAPSRRLPVAAGERVRLSFVNATTMWHPMHLHGHTFALPGGGPRKDTAIVLPGKRLDVDFDADNPGLWMLHCHNVYHSESGMMTLLGYRK; via the coding sequence ATGCGTACGCACACCCGTACCCACACGCGCCGCGCCGTGCTCGGCGCCGGCCTCGCCGCCGCCGGGAGCGGCCTGCTCGCCGCCTGCTCCGACGGCTCCGGCGGCTCCTCCTCCCCCTCCGCCGCGCCCGCCGCCTTCGTCGCGCCGGACGGCGCGGAGGTCGCCGCGGCCGAGGCGAAGCGCGGGAGCGGCCCCGTCCGCGACGTCCGGCTCACCGCCACCCGCACGCAGATCGACCTGGGCGGCCGTACCGTCGGCACCTGGGCCTACGGCGACCGGCTGCCCGGCAAGGAGGTCCGGGTCACCGCGGGCGACACGCTCGCCCTCACCCTCGCCAACCACCTGCCCGAACCCACCTCGATGCACTGGCACGGGCTCGCACTCCGCAACGACATGGACGGCGTGCCGGGCGTCACGCAACAGCCGGTCAGGGCGGGGGCGTCGTTCACCTACCGCTTCGCGGTCGCGCACCCCGGCACGTACTGGTTCCACCCGCACTCGGGCGTCCAGCAGGACCGCGGGCTGTACGCGCCGCTGATCGTGGAGGACCCCAAGGAGCCGCTGCAGTACGACAAGGAGTGGGTCGTCGTCCTCGACGACTGGGTGGACGGGGTGGACGGCAGCACGCCGGACGCGGTGCTGGCGGAGCTGGCCAAGGGCATGGACCACGACATGGGGGGCATGGACCACGGCGGGGGCGGCACGGGCCACGGCGGGGGCGGCGGAGGCGGCATGCACCACATGTCGATGACATCGGCGACATCCAGGGCATCCACAGCATCGGAGAAGTCGCCGTCCCGCATGCTGATGGGCGCCACCAGCCCCCTCCTCGGCGGGGACGCGGGCGACGTCGCCTACCCGTACTACCTGGTCAACGGGCGTGCGCCGGCCGACCCCGAGACCTTCGCGGCCAAGCCGGGCGACCGGATCCGCATCCGCTTCGTCAACGCGGGCGGGGACACCGCCTTCCGCGTCGCCCTCGGCGGCCACCGGATGACGGTCACCCACACCGACGGCTTCCCCGTCGAGCACGCGGAGACGGACGCGCTGCTGCTGGGCATGGGCGAGCGCTACGACGTTCTGGTCGAGGCGAAGGACGGCGTCTTCCCGCTGACGGCGCTGGCCGAGGGCAAGAAGGAGGCCGCGCTGGCGCTGCTGCGGACGGGCGGCGGTTCGGCCCCCGACGCGTCGGCGCGCCCGCGCGAGCTGGACGGGCAGCTCCTCACCGCCGACCGGCTCAAGGCGGACCGGGCCGTGCGGCTGCGTGACCGCGAGCCCGACCGCACGGTCACGCTCCGGCTGACCGGTTCGATGGCCAAGTACGACTGGGCGATCAACGGGGAGAAGTACGCGCCCTCGCGGCGGCTCCCGGTGGCGGCGGGCGAGCGGGTGCGGCTCTCCTTTGTCAACGCGACCACGATGTGGCACCCCATGCACCTGCACGGCCACACCTTCGCCCTGCCGGGCGGGGGCCCGCGCAAGGACACGGCGATCGTGCTGCCCGGCAAGCGGCTGGACGTGGACTTCGACGCCGACAACCCGGGCCTGTGGATGCTCCACTGCCACAACGTCTACCACTCCGAGTCGGGGATGATGACGCTGCTCGGCTATCGGAAGTAA
- a CDS encoding APC family permease, which produces MTITEQVRDDRPVAAVPAPPTAPQPQFISWVTLAMMTTASVANLRPSPSMALYGLAAVFLYLLPAVVFLLPTALVSAELASGWTGGIYRWVSEGLSKPLGFLAVWCQFAMTIAYYPSLLAYVASTFAYVVDPRLADNGVYVAIVIVVVYWAGVLISSRGTKAVAGLSSMGLVIGTLIPGVVLVVLGLVFLGQGNASAAPMDSGHLLPPWTGLASLVLIVGNFLSYAGMEMNGVHVASLREPGRQFPRSVFAATGLVLLIFILPALAISWVMPGEDLSLTAGVMQAFQGFFDHFHVGWLTKVVGVLLVAAALGGMLAWLAGPSKGLLMVARQEGYLPPVLQKLNKNGVQRNIMVAQGGLTTVIALLYAFVPDVSSAYWIFSVITTQIYLVVYLLMFAAAVRLRATQPDRPRGFRVPALHLVAGVGFAASLAAMCIGFVPPEQFGGGPLWRYLLTVGGGLLVLGFLAPLAFLKFRKPHWVAPEHRESLVR; this is translated from the coding sequence ATGACCATCACGGAACAGGTGAGGGACGACCGTCCCGTCGCCGCCGTCCCCGCACCGCCGACGGCCCCGCAGCCCCAGTTCATCTCGTGGGTGACCCTCGCGATGATGACCACGGCCTCCGTCGCCAACCTGCGGCCCTCGCCGTCCATGGCGCTCTACGGGCTCGCCGCCGTCTTCCTCTACCTCCTCCCGGCCGTCGTCTTCCTGCTGCCGACCGCCCTGGTCTCCGCCGAGCTGGCCTCGGGCTGGACCGGCGGCATCTACCGCTGGGTCAGCGAGGGGCTCTCCAAGCCGCTGGGCTTCCTGGCCGTGTGGTGCCAGTTCGCGATGACGATCGCCTACTACCCGAGCCTGCTGGCCTACGTGGCGAGCACCTTCGCCTACGTCGTCGACCCGCGGCTCGCCGACAACGGCGTCTACGTCGCCATCGTGATCGTCGTCGTCTACTGGGCCGGCGTGCTGATCTCCTCCCGCGGCACGAAGGCCGTGGCCGGGCTCTCCAGCATGGGCCTCGTCATCGGCACCCTGATCCCGGGCGTCGTCCTCGTCGTCCTCGGCCTGGTCTTCCTCGGCCAGGGCAACGCCTCCGCCGCGCCCATGGACAGCGGCCACCTCCTGCCGCCGTGGACCGGCCTGGCCAGCCTCGTGCTGATCGTGGGCAACTTCCTGTCGTACGCGGGCATGGAGATGAACGGCGTCCACGTCGCCTCGCTGCGCGAGCCCGGCCGGCAGTTCCCGCGCTCGGTGTTCGCGGCCACCGGCCTCGTCCTGCTGATCTTCATCCTGCCCGCCCTGGCCATCAGCTGGGTGATGCCCGGCGAGGACCTCAGTCTCACCGCCGGAGTGATGCAGGCCTTCCAGGGCTTCTTCGACCACTTCCACGTGGGCTGGCTGACCAAGGTCGTCGGCGTGCTGCTCGTCGCGGCGGCGCTCGGCGGCATGCTCGCGTGGCTGGCCGGGCCGTCCAAGGGGCTGCTGATGGTCGCCCGGCAGGAGGGCTACCTGCCGCCCGTGCTGCAGAAGCTCAACAAGAACGGCGTCCAGCGCAACATCATGGTCGCCCAGGGCGGGCTGACCACCGTCATCGCGCTCCTCTACGCGTTCGTCCCGGACGTCTCCAGCGCGTACTGGATCTTCTCCGTGATCACCACGCAGATCTACCTCGTCGTCTACCTGCTGATGTTCGCCGCCGCCGTGCGCCTGCGGGCCACCCAGCCGGACCGGCCGCGCGGCTTCCGCGTGCCCGCCCTGCACCTCGTCGCGGGCGTCGGCTTCGCGGCCTCGCTCGCCGCCATGTGCATCGGCTTCGTGCCGCCCGAGCAGTTCGGCGGCGGGCCGCTGTGGCGCTACCTGCTCACCGTCGGCGGCGGACTGCTCGTGCTCGGGTTCCTCGCGCCGCTCGCGTTCCTGAAGTTCCGCAAACCCCACTGGGTGGCACCGGAGCACCGGGAGAGCCTCGTCCGTTAG
- a CDS encoding alpha/beta fold hydrolase, whose protein sequence is MLRVGGVPLHVVREGSGPVCVLSAGLGMGWFDWEPVVPLLTPHRTVVRFDRPGLGFSAPPLEPPTAAGEADRIAGVLDALGLREPATVVGHSLAGFHAEAFARLHPQRTAGIVLVDGSVEEDARPAPARELRTTAAHARGVVVAAAGLPRALGPSLRRLTVRVSSVNRQDPAPADLVRRTYGTGRVVRALLMENARYRDVAAELDALRESRPMPPVPVSVLAASPGTGSWLERRWLERQRALAERLDGRFEAVAPAGHLLMYDRPQSVATAILATPPTRFHRPDGS, encoded by the coding sequence ATGCTGCGGGTCGGCGGGGTGCCGCTGCACGTGGTGCGCGAGGGGTCGGGGCCGGTGTGCGTGCTCAGCGCCGGGCTCGGCATGGGCTGGTTCGACTGGGAGCCCGTCGTGCCGCTCCTCACCCCGCACCGCACCGTCGTCCGCTTCGACCGGCCCGGCCTCGGCTTCAGCGCCCCGCCGCTGGAACCACCCACCGCCGCGGGCGAGGCCGACCGGATAGCCGGCGTCCTCGACGCGCTGGGCCTGCGCGAGCCCGCGACGGTCGTCGGCCACTCCCTGGCCGGCTTCCACGCCGAGGCCTTCGCCCGGCTGCACCCGCAGCGCACGGCCGGCATCGTGCTGGTCGACGGCAGCGTCGAGGAGGACGCCCGCCCCGCCCCCGCCCGCGAGCTGCGCACCACCGCCGCGCACGCCCGGGGCGTGGTCGTCGCCGCCGCGGGGCTGCCGCGCGCGCTCGGCCCGTCCCTGCGCCGGCTCACCGTCCGCGTCTCCTCCGTCAACCGCCAGGACCCCGCCCCGGCCGACCTGGTGCGGCGCACGTACGGCACCGGGCGGGTGGTGCGCGCCCTGCTGATGGAGAACGCCCGCTACCGCGACGTGGCCGCCGAGCTCGACGCCCTGCGCGAGAGCCGGCCCATGCCGCCCGTGCCCGTGAGCGTCCTCGCGGCCTCCCCGGGCACCGGCTCCTGGCTGGAACGCCGCTGGCTGGAGCGGCAGCGGGCGCTCGCCGAGCGCCTCGACGGCCGCTTCGAGGCGGTGGCCCCCGCGGGCCACCTGCTGATGTACGACCGCCCGCAGTCGGTGGCCACGGCCATCCTGGCGACCCCGCCGACCCGCTTCCACCGGCCGGACGGTTCCTGA
- a CDS encoding DUF6153 family protein translates to MIQNGQQGTAAAWCGRLLLLSALLLGIVTMHTLGHPTGHAGAGTGHKAGTHAAAGAHAAAGAHPQAHSAAHAPASGPIAGDPLSAPGMDPMSVCLAVLGAALLALVLLLVTAALRRPAAAVAAARVRLLRALWPIPPPPRHKSLARLSVLRV, encoded by the coding sequence GTGATCCAGAACGGACAGCAGGGAACGGCGGCCGCGTGGTGCGGGCGCCTTTTGCTGCTCTCCGCCCTGCTCCTGGGCATCGTCACGATGCACACGCTGGGACATCCGACGGGGCACGCGGGTGCGGGTACGGGCCACAAGGCCGGTACGCATGCGGCCGCCGGGGCACATGCGGCCGCCGGGGCGCATCCGCAGGCTCACTCCGCCGCCCACGCCCCCGCATCCGGCCCCATCGCCGGCGATCCCCTCTCCGCCCCCGGCATGGACCCCATGTCCGTCTGCCTGGCCGTCCTCGGCGCCGCTCTCCTGGCGCTCGTCCTGCTGCTGGTCACCGCCGCCCTCCGCCGCCCCGCCGCAGCCGTGGCCGCGGCCCGGGTGCGGCTGCTGCGGGCCCTGTGGCCGATCCCGCCGCCTCCGCGGCACAAGTCCCTCGCGCGGCTGTCGGTGCTGCGGGTGTAG